A region of the Larimichthys crocea isolate SSNF chromosome XVIII, L_crocea_2.0, whole genome shotgun sequence genome:
CACCACGTAGCCTCCGAACAGGATCCAGATGGAGGCGATGAGCGAGCCGAACATCATCATGAAGCCGATGAACAACCACAGACGAgctcctgcagagacagattCATGAACCGACAGATGAACCCGCCCGCTGCGTCGTCACCTTCAGACTGTTTTACACAACgttctgaaactgaaactttaaatCCATATTAAAAGACTCTGGAGACAGAATCATTCTGTTGAATTCATGACTTGTAccacacttttattatttatttagacgTGTTgtaaaactgtctgtctgttttgtatcTGCTGCCTGTCTCGGCCaaaagaggtttttaaatcTCAATGGGAAGTTTCCTGGTTAATGAAGGTTAAATGAGTGGCCTGTATTAACCTGAACATGAATGTGACGTAACAGTTATGCAGATACAGTTTCAGTCTTTATgatgaatttcatttttaatagtaaaatgtttaaactatGATTCAATCCtcagttcatcatcatcaataatCTAAAACAAAATATCAGTTTTCTCTGGAGGTCTGAGTCTTCAGGCTCCTGCATCACACTGCTGTGGTTTATTTCGCAACAATGACTGGCTGTGCGTTGCATAATGTTCTGTACATGAGAAACGTGTGGGTGGTTAATGAGGCCTGTTCCTCTCAAGACTTCTGTTTTTGCAACATAGcagctttttttcctcatctctcctccataAGCAACACGACTCAAAtatctttcatctcttttttcatgttcatttgCATTGGGACCCTTCAAGCTGCACAGGAAGCAGACGTGTTGTCGCCACAGCCttcaaaatgcacaaacacaaactgttcaacagtttttttttctgtaagttTCCACATGATTGGAAATAATCTTTAGAAGTATCTAGTTGTAGTCTGTAAATAGAGACCCTGTGAGTTCTTCCTACAAACTCTTTTGACACATCATTTTTTCTAAAGTATAGAAGAGAGCGTCGGCGGCgtaaagacaaaacacacctgTCCTGCCGAGGCAGCCCTCTCCGTACGTGTCTCCTCTCACCTGGCCGTTGGAGACAGCGTTGAtcctgaagacaaacacagtcGACAGTTACGCAAAAGAAGAAGATTCATCCTAAAGGTTCACTGGTTCGAAACTAAAGAGTCGGTTCACTTGAGTACTTCCCGTTTGTTCAAAGTGCAGAGAGTCAAGATGCTATTacaccagtcaaaagtttggacacaccatCTGAATCAATGGTTTCTCAACGGTTCATCgatactttaagacatgaaggtcagtacTGTAAGTCCAAAGTTCATCACAGTTACCAGACTCAGGAACCAACAATTAACAGCagctcagattagagcccacataaacGATTCAGACACATGTCAacatctgagtctgactcacaattaTGCTGCAAAACAGcaacacgaagaagtttaatttggtttgagaTGGTTTGAGAGAGCGCTTTGGTCAAGAGACATAGACAGAGAACGAGgagagcgagcgccggcctcgataaaaTCATTAATCAGTGGAATagaaagttatttcctgattgtttcacagtggtgaCGTtcgacacaaacaaaccaccaGCAGAGATTCACTACAGCGCCTGATCCAGTCTGAAAGTAACATGAAGGTCCCTCCACCTGATGATCATCGGAGTATGTTACAAGTTTATTACTATATTAATTTGGCAGGCAAAGAAAAATACTCAAGACCCCTGTACCTTCAATTTAAAACGACACCCAAACATGACGAGTTTAATGAACACTCTGATTACACATCCACGAATTTAAGTGTACATGAACTTACATGAAGAAGGCTATGGTGGAGAAGACGCCGCAGGTGTGGAACGCGTGGTTCATCTGCTCCTGGGACGGATACGTCACCGCCGCGTCGATCATGATCCACCAGCCCGTGAAGAACTGGAAGGAAGAGAATACATTAACTCTACACCAACAACAAGACACGTTCTCCTGCCTCATCCAACTCTGACGGTTTCTTCTGAAACACAAAGGCCTCGACGCCGCTGTTCCTGCGTCAGGATTCACTCGAGACGTTGTGACAACATCAATCATTTGATATCATCTAAAAATCgaatgtgtcattttaaccTGTGAACACGTCGGCCACTAAAAGGTTTGATAAGACGTTCAACATTGAAAAAATggaaccaagcagcaacctgcaCACCGACAGAATGAAGAATGGACGACGTATGCGGGACATCGGCGCTCGCCACCATCATGTCGGCATGtttctaatctaaaaatctacAAAGTCGTGGATCATcacctgaggcggctgaatgacgcctggttgctcaaacaagccacctttAAAGACACCCACCGGATTTGACACTGAGGTGAAGGTGACGATAATAAACGAGTCATCATCATATTCTttatctgtttcctgtttgtcttcaaAGCGTGCACTTCAGCACTGTTATCAGCTGTGTGGAGGAGGCCGACGGTCGCGACCAAATCAACATAAATCCACTTAAGCACAACAGCTGCGCCGTGCGTTATACTGACACTTGAAACGAGGTCTGAAGGAACAGAAAACTCGTTTTGATGAACTCTACGGTCTGGATTTTGTCCTGAAGATTAGATTTTCTATTTCAACTTTATATTTTATGGTTTGAACGACGAATAAATCGGAGCTTAAACTTGAGCTGCGTATGAAAAAGTCTCACTAGAACTCCAGCGACGACAGAAGCCAAGGcgttcctcctctccccccagTCGATGCATTCCCACTCTGGCCAGCGGAAGTTATCCAGGAAGCCAGCCATGTGCGCTCCTCTTCAGTCCACCTCCTTCTCTGCCTCGGATGCTTCTCTGCACAGGTGACCCACGCCTCCTCCTGACTCCGCGAGCGATCGTGTCGTCCGGTGTTCTTCACAGTCCGGTTTTCTGGCTGAGGTTAGCGACTCCTGTGGAGAACGCAAACATCTCTTATTAACGTCGTCTGTAcacgacctttgacctcttagACATGGAAACAGGAACCCAAAATGTCCCGATTTTATTTTAATCGAATTCGGTTGGTTATAACTAACGATCATTTCCATTCATCTGTGGATTATTTACTCCTTTAATCGTTCGGAAAATGTTGAGATATTCAGTTTAGCTCTCGAGGAAAATTATTTCATAGAAacgacttaaaggtccagtgtgcaggatttagttgcatctagtaaTCGTGGCGTTGCaatctcctcacctcaccctgAGAGGCCGTATTTAGAGTCAGCGTTTAGTTTGTCTCTcttgggctactgtagaaacacagtgtttcacatttcaagacaatatttattttgttaaagttttatttgacCTTATTAATCGTACTTATATAGCGGGTTATCAGCCTGTAGGTGTTTATGACggataaaaagttcatgcataattattctTGTTATTAAATACCAAGAGCTGTGCGTCTCCGCTGTTTCTCAATTAACATTCAGcgttattttggtgaaaatcgTCAGTTGttgttacaggaattttaaagaacAACCGTTAAATATGGAGGGCTGgtttcaaagtatcaaagtttaagttgaatttattattcttgtacaagaaggagtgtttcacagtgcaacacacaaaagagaaaaggctccttgaggagctctaactcTAACACGATAATGGGCTGTTCTTAAACCTctgcaaattgttaacagacaaaaaaaatcaatgtttttcttttcccttcatCAGTATTCAGCATATCcccaatctaaatgtcacctGACCCTTGTTCTGTTCTAcaattcctctatttatacattaacctgaacttgacctcaccctgccagcctcagcaaaaCATTAATAGTGAAAAGTGAAGTGTCCTCAggacatgaaataaacacacatcgTGTggtttaaaacatctgaacagccgtgtaattataattttttaaactgttattatgacaaaaatttgCAGACCTCCATGCAGGGCCTTTACGGACCACCTAGGGGTCGTGGACCactggttgaagacccctggtttAAGTTTTGCTTTCtcattttgatttgatcaaCATAGATTTTAGAGAGTTTAgttcaatttatttattcatttattttaacattattcGCTGACCCTTCCCTTACACTAAATTTAATGTGACTTTCACtgaataaataacttaaaaaatataaaatataaattataaaaaacatgtgtttttatgtcacttCTTTCCCCTTTAAACGCCTgtgacaacatttttaaaatagagCCTCACAAACCTGACAATTAAattataatctataataataataatcaatatatGGATGGATTACACTAGggaacaatttaaaaaaaacatttctgttgagttagatttttatgctgattccaaatcagtttttttttctatcacgTCCAGTTTTTTCTCCAGATCAGCAAAGTTCCTGATCAGCTGTATAAGACCTGCCGGCTGatcacgattggactcatctgcAGAAACTTGTTTGTGCCGTCacagtgagagtgtgtgcaGCTTCAACAGGTCAGTACTGATATCTGCACACAGAGCTGGCATAGTAGAATGTTCTGTTCTCTTCACCTCGTCACCATGGACACACCGCTgtaagttctgtttggtttgatgctgtatTTGTAGTTGTCAAAGCTTGTAACttttccatcttagtgtttgatttccacaGGTTTATATTTCCTTTGTATTTCCGTCATAAACGCCTAAACCACCCTGACTCCTtctgctgtatttgtgctagtttcaccattccaagtcagagcaaagcaaacatcagtgcatctgCCAAACGagcatattttgtatattttaaagtaaaactcagtgatcaagaagcatattttgtatattttaaagtaaaactcagtgatcaagacaacaaacccctcacaaagtgtgcaagcagcaTTTGGTCTCCCCGTGGGTTGGAGAGAGCAGAAAAGATCATTGGACTGTAACTTTggttcagtatttttcatatatttttattttttagattattttttggggctttttatgcctttaatgatagaacagctgaagacagacatgCGGgtatgcctttaatgatagaacagctgaagacagacatgCGGGAatcgaaccggggccagctgcaacgaggactacagcctccacacacggggcggccgcttaacccactacgctaccgaccgccccatttttcatatttttaagaacactggatcctatagttcaaaaacttgacgtgatcgagacaaactgagatcagttttggattagttaaaacagctgtcaggcctaactcttcatcttcatcttaaTCTCAACAGTTCTAAAACAGAGGCTATTATTGTGGGCACCCCTAACCAGATCCAGGCATCTTCCATAACCAGCCTCACCCTCTCTGGTCATGACATCCCCCTCTCTTCCCACCTCACCTTTGAAACTCATATCAAACTCCTCTGTAGGATCTCCTTCCACCACCTCAGGAATATTGTCAAGCTCCGACCAAATCTCACCTTACCAGACtgtgaaaaactagtccacgcctTCGCCTCCTccttgattactgtaacgcaCTTCTCATCGGGACCCACAGTAAACACCTTCAGCAGCTACAACTAGTCCAGAACAGCGCTGCTAGGATCCTGATGCGAGTACGAAAATCAGAACCCATCCTTCGCTCACTGCACTGGCTTCCCATCTCCGCTAGAGTTCAGTATAAAATCTCTCTCCTCACCCATCAGTGCATCTATGGCAACGCTCCGATCATACCTCAAAGACCTGCTCATCCCACAAACCTCCACACCATCCCTCCGCTCCAAAAACTCGAACGATCTCTTCTGCCCGAGGACCGAGCTCAGCACCATGGGCGACAGAGCTTCTGTGCCGCTGACCCGCCTCTGGGACCCTGACCATCTCGGATCATCACAGACCCTTGAAAGTTTTTTAAAACccttaaaactttccttttttcctcatccGATCGTTTTTAACCTGATTTTTTAGtacttgttgctttgtgtgcgtgttattatgtgtgcgtgttattatgtgtgcgtgttattatgtgtgtgtattgtggcactttgagatttgcttcagatgtaaagtgcattataaattaaatttattattattataataactgATCACATGACTGATCCTGCAGCATCATTAAtcgacatttaaaatgtaaatgagccTCTGAGATCAAAGTGGATCAGGTTCACTCACGCGCCGAATTAAAGACCTCGAGCTGTGGATCTAAACCTGGGTCAGAGTTTGAGTCCAGGTTTCAACTTTCGTCACTTTTAAAGCTCAAACTTCTTAAATTGACGTTTTTCCAAACGAAGTCTGGTGACCTGACGCGCGCGCGCAGAGTGCGGCTAACGGCTGCACGCGCGCGGCTGTAACGTGAGTCTGACGGTGCCACAGCTGCTCCCGGTAAACCTGCTCCCGGTAAATCCTCCGGTAAATCCTCCGGTAAACgtcacttttaatgtttttaatgttttttagaGCGACGCTGACGTCACggcagctaacggcagctagCATAGCACAGCACACCGCTGCAGGTGAAGCTGCGCGTGCGCTGTTTACAGCGCTCACGCGGGGAGGTGAGCCGGCAGGTGACCGGCAGGTGAGGACAGGTAACGGCGCGTGCAGCTGGTCAGGTGCGCGCGGTGTGCGGTCACTCACCTGATCGACGCTCACAGGatgctttcactttcacttcttcttctgctgctgctgccgcagCGACGCCACACCGCCACCAAGCGGCAGGAGGAGGACTACAGCCACGGAAGCCTGAAGAGGACAGTTATTATTTTCCAAAACTTTAttataagaacaaacaaataaagaattcagtcatactagttcactTTGTACATTAGTAACATAGCAGCAGCATAGTTACATGATGGAATAATAAGGATCAAAAGGGaaaacataatgacataaataactccaGATGTTGAGAACTTATAGGAAATAAAATGTACGAATGTATAACGGCTTAGGGCAGGGGTCTGGCCtgccatcaattatatctggcccgctagatgacgttgatttattttaaaatatatatattttttaaattatcttttaaaccttgtgttttctgtcaaaaaaacaacaattccacagatttcacaacatttattgaaaagtagctgataagtaacgtgacaaaacagcagccagaatgTCCTGTGGAAAATGAAAGTGTCCTGTGGCCCTCAtgcaacggacaacgtgaacaaatatgtttcattaaataaaaaaattgaaaataaataaaaaaacaaacaaggtgggctcaaatatcaaatagcctaaCTAAAAAATGCGAATCAGCGGCATGGGGAAACAGATCTGCCTGCTCCTGAATTAAGAAAGATGCTGCTGTCTGCATATCCATCCTCCAAGGatttagttttctgtgtttgcgcCTCTGTCCCGAGAGGATATGCGTTTTTGAAGTGGCCATGCTTTGTCTCGTGGTGTCTTCTAATACTGTattctttacaaactgcaacaacctcgttggcattaataaatgcagactgGTCCTGTATTCggaatcaacttttctttttatgccTTTTGACAACGACATTTTGCATCGATAGCTAGCAATCTTCAGCTGATGATTTCCACggcatc
Encoded here:
- the LOC104938394 gene encoding transmembrane protein 50B, with amino-acid sequence MAGFLDNFRWPEWECIDWGERRNALASVVAGVLFFTGWWIMIDAAVTYPSQEQMNHAFHTCGVFSTIAFFMINAVSNGQVRGDTYGEGCLGRTGARLWLFIGFMMMFGSLIASIWILFGGYVVPKKEVAPGLAVFFQNAFIFFSTLIYKFGRTEDLWG